GCCCCGGCTTAAGTCGTACGGTGAGAGTTCTACCACAACCTTATCCCCACGGAGTATCTTGATATAATGCATCCGCATCTTTCCAGATACATGGGCAAGAACCTTGTGTCCATTAGGGAGCTCTACCCTGAACATAGCATTGGGTAGTGGTTCTACCACAGTCCCTTCTATTTCTATCCCTTCACCTTTAGGCATGGCTCCTTCATATTGCGCTTAATATCTCTGCCCCATTGTCAGTTATTGCAACGGTATGTTCAAAATGAGCCGATAAACTGCCATCTTTTGTCACTGCAGTCCAGCCGTTTTCCTTTATTATAACATCGCCCT
Above is a window of Pseudomonadota bacterium DNA encoding:
- the infA gene encoding translation initiation factor IF-1 — encoded protein: MPKGEGIEIEGTVVEPLPNAMFRVELPNGHKVLAHVSGKMRMHYIKILRGDKVVVELSPYDLSRGRIIYRVK